The proteins below come from a single Solea solea chromosome 6, fSolSol10.1, whole genome shotgun sequence genomic window:
- the faim2b gene encoding fas apoptotic inhibitory molecule 2b isoform X2, with protein MKKGKVTDDNEPPTYQEATAGYEEMEAQFAWDDKYIRQTFIRKVYAILMVQLLVTMAIIGLFTFCAPIRFFIQTHPGLYMASYMMFFATYIALSCCGELRRQFPWNIILLVLFTLSISIMMGFVSSFYNTQSVLLCVGITALVCLCVTVFSFQSKIDVTSCQGVLFSLCMVMLLCAITMSIVVPFGYVPWLHAVYAVIGAIVFTLFLAFDTQMLLGNKRYAISPEEYIFATLSIYLDIIYLFSFLLQITGQGRD; from the exons ATGAAAAAGGGAAAG GTGACTGACGACAATGAGCCTCCCACCTATCAGGAGGCAACAGCAG gCTACGAGGAGATGGAGGCTCAGTTTGCCTGGGACGATAAGTACATCAGGCAAACCTTCATCAGGAAG GTCTACGCCATCCTCATGGTTCAGCTTCTGGTTACCATGGCGATCATTGGTCTCTTTACATTTTG cgcTCCTATCAGGTTTTTCATTCAGACTCATCCCGGCTTGTACATGGCCTCTTA TATGATGTTCTTTGCCACCTACATTGCACTGTCCTGCTGTGGAGAGCTGAG GAGGCAGTTTCCATGGAACATCATTCTCTTAGTTCTTTTT ACTTTAAGCATTTCCATCATGATGGGATTTGtgtcaag CTTTTACAACACtcagtctgtgctgctgtgtgtgggaATCACAGCTCtggtgtgtctttgtgtcactGTCTTCAGTTTTCAGAGCAAG ATCGATGTGACGTCCTGTCAGGGCGTCCTGTTTTCTCTGTGCATggtcatgcttctctgtgccaTCACCATGTCCATTGTCGTCCCCTTTGGTTAT GTTCCCTGGTTACACGCTGTTTACGCCGTGATAGGAGCCATCGTCTTCACACTG TTCCTGGCGTTTGACACTCAGATGCTGTTGGGGAACAAGCGCTACGCCATAAGTCCAGAGGAATACATCTTTGCCACGCTCAGCATCTACCTGGACATTATTTACCTGTTTAGCTTCCTGCTACAGATCACAGGACAGGGGCGCGACTGA
- the faim2b gene encoding fas apoptotic inhibitory molecule 2b isoform X1, translating to MKKGKQVTDDNEPPTYQEATAGYEEMEAQFAWDDKYIRQTFIRKVYAILMVQLLVTMAIIGLFTFCAPIRFFIQTHPGLYMASYMMFFATYIALSCCGELRRQFPWNIILLVLFTLSISIMMGFVSSFYNTQSVLLCVGITALVCLCVTVFSFQSKIDVTSCQGVLFSLCMVMLLCAITMSIVVPFGYVPWLHAVYAVIGAIVFTLFLAFDTQMLLGNKRYAISPEEYIFATLSIYLDIIYLFSFLLQITGQGRD from the exons ATGAAAAAGGGAAAG CAGGTGACTGACGACAATGAGCCTCCCACCTATCAGGAGGCAACAGCAG gCTACGAGGAGATGGAGGCTCAGTTTGCCTGGGACGATAAGTACATCAGGCAAACCTTCATCAGGAAG GTCTACGCCATCCTCATGGTTCAGCTTCTGGTTACCATGGCGATCATTGGTCTCTTTACATTTTG cgcTCCTATCAGGTTTTTCATTCAGACTCATCCCGGCTTGTACATGGCCTCTTA TATGATGTTCTTTGCCACCTACATTGCACTGTCCTGCTGTGGAGAGCTGAG GAGGCAGTTTCCATGGAACATCATTCTCTTAGTTCTTTTT ACTTTAAGCATTTCCATCATGATGGGATTTGtgtcaag CTTTTACAACACtcagtctgtgctgctgtgtgtgggaATCACAGCTCtggtgtgtctttgtgtcactGTCTTCAGTTTTCAGAGCAAG ATCGATGTGACGTCCTGTCAGGGCGTCCTGTTTTCTCTGTGCATggtcatgcttctctgtgccaTCACCATGTCCATTGTCGTCCCCTTTGGTTAT GTTCCCTGGTTACACGCTGTTTACGCCGTGATAGGAGCCATCGTCTTCACACTG TTCCTGGCGTTTGACACTCAGATGCTGTTGGGGAACAAGCGCTACGCCATAAGTCCAGAGGAATACATCTTTGCCACGCTCAGCATCTACCTGGACATTATTTACCTGTTTAGCTTCCTGCTACAGATCACAGGACAGGGGCGCGACTGA
- the LOC131461338 gene encoding nuclear receptor subfamily 1 group D member 1-like isoform X2 → MENSPGGGVILYAGSSGSASPSPGSPSSGYQTQSPSSHSQPSSPEGVSFQEIGALRQRGERRGGTPSPKMVFQFPEVNNAPVAQVTTVSSATYNHPTVAKRPCGFTGTFSKTGGMVLLCKVCGDIASGFHYGVHACEGCKGFFRRSIQQNIHYKMCVKNENCLIMRMNRNRCQHCRFKKCLSVGMSRDAVRFGRIPKREKQRLLDEMQSYMNSLNESASMEMEVSSPPDALAGAQNQTNEGPALQSYQSGLVNGDGKPLKMASHNNNNNNGGGTPSSSFRNSAAQDAAMTHTSTQTQHAPHREQVNVTSSYGSAPTNCPAAPTHSEHSANRHVDNAQYTYSSNQNQCPVSGNMSAQAYSSNHNGFPASESQNQNSCPWKLNGGAKVLACPLNSCPVAPASRSSQEVWESFSQCFTPAVKEVVEFAKSIPGFQTLSQHDQVMLLKSGTFQVLMVRFCSLFDAKERTVTFLNGQTYSLASLRALGMGSLLDAMFDFSEKLGSLGLEPDEMALFMAVVLVSADRSGVVDVGAVELLQENLIKALRSLITSRRPDDSTLFPKLLLRLPDLRTLNNQHSDKLLAFRIDP, encoded by the exons atggaaaacagcCCAGGTG GTGGTGTTATTTTGTACGCCGGCTCCTCTGGCAGTGCCAGCCCGAGTCCTGGCAGCCCTTCAAGTGGATACCAGACCCAGTCGCCCTCCTCCCACTCGCAGCCTTCGTCCCCAGAGGGTGTCTCCTTTCAGGAGATTGGGGCCCTGAGGCAGCGAGGGGAACGAAGGGGCGGAACACCTTCCCCGAAAATGGTCTTCCAGTTTCCCGAAGTAAACAATGCCCCAGTCGCCCAAGTCACAACGGTGTCATCGGCGACCTACAACCATCCCACCGTTGCCAAAAGACCTTGTGGTTTCACTGGCACGTTCAGCA AGACCGGCGGCATGGTGCTTCTGTGTAAGGTGTGTGGAGACATCGCATCAGGGTTCCACTATGGCGTTCACGCCTGTGAAGGCTGCAAG GGTTTCTTCCGACGCAGCATTCAGCAGAACATCCACTACAAGATGTGTGTGAAGAATGAAAACTGTCTCATCATGCGGATGAACCGAAACCGGTGCCAACACTGTCGTTTTAAGAAGTGTCTCTCCGTGGGCATGTCCAGAGATG CCGTGCGTTTTGGCCGCATTCCCAAACGGGAGAAGCAGAGGCTACTGGACGAGATGCAGAGCTACATGAACAGCCTCAACGAATCCGCTTCCATGGAAATGGAGGTGTCCTCTCCCCCCGACGCCCTCGCCGGTGCCCAGAACCAGACGAACGAGGGCCCCGCGCTGCAGTCTTACCAGAGCGGCTTGGTGAACGGCGACGGGAAGCCGCTCAAGATGGCgtcccacaacaacaacaacaacaacggcgGCGgcactccctcctcctctttccggAACAGTGCGGCGCAGGACGCGGCGATGACGCACACGTCGACCCAGACGCAGCACGCGCCGCACAGGGAGCAGGTGAACGTGACGTCGAGCTACGGCAGCGCCCCCACAAACTGCCCCGCTGCCCCCACTCACAGTGAACACTCCGCTAATCGTCATGTGGATAACGCCCAGTACACCTACTCCTCCAATCAGAACCAGTGTCCCGTCAGCGGCAACATGTCAGCGCAGGCCTACTCGTCCAATCACAACGGCTTCCCAGCCAGTGAGTCCCAGAACCAAAACTCCTGCCCCTGGAAGCTGAATGGTGGCGCCAAAGTGCTG GCATGTCCACTCAACTCCTGTCCTGTGGCTCCAGCCAGCCGCTCCAGTCAGGAGGTGTGGGAGTCTTTCTCCCAGTGCTTCACTCCTGCTGTTAAAGAAGTGGTGGAGTTTGCAAAGAGCATCCCAGGCTTCCAGACCCTCAGCCAGCATGATCAGGTCATGCTGCTCAAATCCGGCACTTTTCAG GTTCTGATGGTGAGGTTTTGCTCATTGTTTGACGCCAAGGAGAGGACGGTGACCTTCCTGAACGGGCAGACGTACTCGCTGGCGTCGCTGAGGGCTCTCGGCATGGGCTCTTTACTGGACGCCATGTTTGATTTCAGCGAGAAGCTGGGATCTTTGGGTCTGGAGCCGGATGAGATGGCTCTCTTCATGGCCGTCGTGCTCGTGTCAGCCG ATCGCTCCGGTGTTGTGGACGTGGGAGCggtggagctgctgcaggagaATCTGATCAAAGCTCTGCGGTCTCTCATCACCAGTCGCCGCCCCGACGACAGCACCCTCTTCCCAAAGTTGCTGCTCCGTCTGCCAGACCTGCGCACCCTGAACAACCAGCACTCTGACAAGCTTCTAGCTTTCCGCATCGATCCCTGA
- the LOC131461338 gene encoding nuclear receptor subfamily 1 group D member 1-like isoform X1 — MRRIVDVWVTEGGVILYAGSSGSASPSPGSPSSGYQTQSPSSHSQPSSPEGVSFQEIGALRQRGERRGGTPSPKMVFQFPEVNNAPVAQVTTVSSATYNHPTVAKRPCGFTGTFSKTGGMVLLCKVCGDIASGFHYGVHACEGCKGFFRRSIQQNIHYKMCVKNENCLIMRMNRNRCQHCRFKKCLSVGMSRDAVRFGRIPKREKQRLLDEMQSYMNSLNESASMEMEVSSPPDALAGAQNQTNEGPALQSYQSGLVNGDGKPLKMASHNNNNNNGGGTPSSSFRNSAAQDAAMTHTSTQTQHAPHREQVNVTSSYGSAPTNCPAAPTHSEHSANRHVDNAQYTYSSNQNQCPVSGNMSAQAYSSNHNGFPASESQNQNSCPWKLNGGAKVLACPLNSCPVAPASRSSQEVWESFSQCFTPAVKEVVEFAKSIPGFQTLSQHDQVMLLKSGTFQVLMVRFCSLFDAKERTVTFLNGQTYSLASLRALGMGSLLDAMFDFSEKLGSLGLEPDEMALFMAVVLVSADRSGVVDVGAVELLQENLIKALRSLITSRRPDDSTLFPKLLLRLPDLRTLNNQHSDKLLAFRIDP, encoded by the exons ATGAGGAGAATCGTTGATGTGTGGGTTACAGAGG GTGGTGTTATTTTGTACGCCGGCTCCTCTGGCAGTGCCAGCCCGAGTCCTGGCAGCCCTTCAAGTGGATACCAGACCCAGTCGCCCTCCTCCCACTCGCAGCCTTCGTCCCCAGAGGGTGTCTCCTTTCAGGAGATTGGGGCCCTGAGGCAGCGAGGGGAACGAAGGGGCGGAACACCTTCCCCGAAAATGGTCTTCCAGTTTCCCGAAGTAAACAATGCCCCAGTCGCCCAAGTCACAACGGTGTCATCGGCGACCTACAACCATCCCACCGTTGCCAAAAGACCTTGTGGTTTCACTGGCACGTTCAGCA AGACCGGCGGCATGGTGCTTCTGTGTAAGGTGTGTGGAGACATCGCATCAGGGTTCCACTATGGCGTTCACGCCTGTGAAGGCTGCAAG GGTTTCTTCCGACGCAGCATTCAGCAGAACATCCACTACAAGATGTGTGTGAAGAATGAAAACTGTCTCATCATGCGGATGAACCGAAACCGGTGCCAACACTGTCGTTTTAAGAAGTGTCTCTCCGTGGGCATGTCCAGAGATG CCGTGCGTTTTGGCCGCATTCCCAAACGGGAGAAGCAGAGGCTACTGGACGAGATGCAGAGCTACATGAACAGCCTCAACGAATCCGCTTCCATGGAAATGGAGGTGTCCTCTCCCCCCGACGCCCTCGCCGGTGCCCAGAACCAGACGAACGAGGGCCCCGCGCTGCAGTCTTACCAGAGCGGCTTGGTGAACGGCGACGGGAAGCCGCTCAAGATGGCgtcccacaacaacaacaacaacaacggcgGCGgcactccctcctcctctttccggAACAGTGCGGCGCAGGACGCGGCGATGACGCACACGTCGACCCAGACGCAGCACGCGCCGCACAGGGAGCAGGTGAACGTGACGTCGAGCTACGGCAGCGCCCCCACAAACTGCCCCGCTGCCCCCACTCACAGTGAACACTCCGCTAATCGTCATGTGGATAACGCCCAGTACACCTACTCCTCCAATCAGAACCAGTGTCCCGTCAGCGGCAACATGTCAGCGCAGGCCTACTCGTCCAATCACAACGGCTTCCCAGCCAGTGAGTCCCAGAACCAAAACTCCTGCCCCTGGAAGCTGAATGGTGGCGCCAAAGTGCTG GCATGTCCACTCAACTCCTGTCCTGTGGCTCCAGCCAGCCGCTCCAGTCAGGAGGTGTGGGAGTCTTTCTCCCAGTGCTTCACTCCTGCTGTTAAAGAAGTGGTGGAGTTTGCAAAGAGCATCCCAGGCTTCCAGACCCTCAGCCAGCATGATCAGGTCATGCTGCTCAAATCCGGCACTTTTCAG GTTCTGATGGTGAGGTTTTGCTCATTGTTTGACGCCAAGGAGAGGACGGTGACCTTCCTGAACGGGCAGACGTACTCGCTGGCGTCGCTGAGGGCTCTCGGCATGGGCTCTTTACTGGACGCCATGTTTGATTTCAGCGAGAAGCTGGGATCTTTGGGTCTGGAGCCGGATGAGATGGCTCTCTTCATGGCCGTCGTGCTCGTGTCAGCCG ATCGCTCCGGTGTTGTGGACGTGGGAGCggtggagctgctgcaggagaATCTGATCAAAGCTCTGCGGTCTCTCATCACCAGTCGCCGCCCCGACGACAGCACCCTCTTCCCAAAGTTGCTGCTCCGTCTGCCAGACCTGCGCACCCTGAACAACCAGCACTCTGACAAGCTTCTAGCTTTCCGCATCGATCCCTGA